A single window of Halotalea alkalilenta DNA harbors:
- a CDS encoding acyl-homoserine-lactone synthase — MHTIRFEHITYDDIPHVQRADLYQLRKITFKDRMKWKVNVFGQYEFDQFDNHDTVYLVGRMGEQLLCSVRFIPTEKPYMLDGPFRDFFNHPRVAKPTIVESSRFFVDKERARMLPKQSPQPSLFLFLAMINYGINENLESIITVVSKAMHRILKNSGWNFDVMEIGASEKNDPVYLLNLKIDGDSQKKLYNKILSTSLTQGSTLDKWPMEIVLNPEDSEIMSAKKSTEAQYSC; from the coding sequence ATGCACACCATCCGATTTGAGCACATTACTTATGATGACATTCCACATGTACAACGAGCAGATCTCTACCAGCTGCGGAAGATCACCTTCAAAGATCGCATGAAGTGGAAAGTCAATGTATTCGGGCAATATGAATTCGATCAATTCGACAACCATGATACTGTTTATCTAGTCGGGCGCATGGGAGAACAGCTTTTATGCAGTGTTCGCTTCATACCCACAGAAAAACCCTACATGCTTGATGGACCGTTCCGTGATTTTTTTAATCACCCACGGGTAGCCAAACCCACCATTGTCGAATCCAGCCGTTTTTTCGTTGACAAGGAAAGGGCTAGAATGCTCCCTAAGCAAAGCCCTCAACCCTCCCTATTTTTATTCCTTGCAATGATCAACTATGGCATCAATGAAAATCTTGAAAGTATTATTACAGTTGTAAGTAAGGCTATGCATCGAATACTAAAAAATAGCGGTTGGAATTTCGATGTAATGGAAATTGGTGCTTCCGAAAAAAATGACCCCGTCTATCTGTTAAATCTCAAGATCGACGGGGACTCACAAAAAAAATTATACAACAAGATACTCTCTACCTCTCTTACCCAAGGCTCCACACTAGACAAATGGCCCATGGAAATTGTTCTGAACCCAGAGGATAGCGAGATCATGAGCGCGAAGAAATCAACTGAAGCTCAATACTCTTGCTAA
- a CDS encoding helix-turn-helix transcriptional regulator: MLSIFGQGSSCVLSSSHPALAEVGHRLEHRMREFEMDNFAYLLTDRNFSRRPFIISTYPKEWLEIYTYGHYYLNDPVIRHAFTRVTPFSWQAGERRDLIEYDGEVFHQSSRFKIDAGYTFVVRGGLGEMGALSICRSEKKADFEQNILRRSGDLQMLLLQAHEVASDAFFADDPRVNSIDQYHLSDREKSVVHWAAQGKTYHEIGIILGFKERTIKKYMASVVSKLEVANAKHAISKSIELQLISSRS, translated from the coding sequence ATGCTGAGCATTTTTGGTCAAGGCAGTTCATGTGTCTTGAGCAGCAGCCACCCGGCACTGGCTGAAGTGGGGCATCGTCTTGAGCATCGGATGCGCGAGTTTGAGATGGACAACTTCGCGTATTTGTTGACGGATCGAAACTTCTCAAGGCGCCCCTTTATCATTTCGACTTATCCTAAAGAATGGCTTGAAATCTATACTTATGGTCATTATTACCTGAATGATCCCGTCATTCGCCACGCATTCACACGTGTCACGCCTTTTTCCTGGCAGGCGGGAGAGCGACGGGATCTGATTGAGTATGATGGCGAAGTATTTCATCAGTCGAGTCGTTTCAAGATAGATGCGGGTTACACCTTCGTGGTCAGAGGCGGACTTGGGGAAATGGGAGCGTTGAGTATATGCAGATCCGAGAAGAAGGCTGATTTCGAACAGAATATCTTGCGGCGTTCGGGAGATTTGCAAATGCTATTGCTTCAGGCGCATGAGGTGGCGAGTGATGCATTTTTTGCTGATGATCCACGGGTCAACTCCATCGACCAGTATCATTTGAGCGATCGGGAAAAAAGTGTTGTGCACTGGGCCGCTCAGGGGAAAACTTACCATGAAATAGGTATTATCTTGGGATTTAAAGAGCGCACGATAAAGAAATACATGGCGTCGGTTGTTTCAAAACTCGAAGTCGCCAACGCCAAGCATGCCATTAGCAAGAGTATTGAGCTTCAGTTGATTTCTTCGCGCTCATGA
- a CDS encoding MucB/RseB C-terminal domain-containing protein, translating into MDRHSGQEAFARTLLAVRCFNYRMLVVRASAAGMKAFELEHGVGEEGERAAIKALDGEMQPGLRRLEGGLPSILQLAAPDVSAAALAEHYRFELIGRARIADRPVIVIDAVPMDELRYAQRFWLDSHSGLPLKRLTIDLAGRVVETLQVVRLEQLEAFDGRLAVNSAMPVDGGTGVSWLPEGFVARGQAAVELAGERMESRLYGDGLSSLSVFVGPWLDAAALPAGLHALGASKAMVRHLGVKGSGYQVVVVGEVPDPVLVQVAEGVAPADDGHSTQGGRSNFRRE; encoded by the coding sequence GTGGATCGGCACTCGGGACAGGAGGCGTTTGCCCGTACCCTGCTTGCGGTTCGCTGCTTCAACTATCGGATGCTGGTGGTGCGCGCGAGCGCGGCTGGAATGAAGGCCTTCGAGCTCGAGCATGGGGTGGGCGAGGAGGGTGAGCGCGCGGCGATCAAGGCGCTCGACGGCGAGATGCAGCCCGGACTGCGCCGGTTGGAGGGCGGGCTGCCCAGCATCCTTCAGTTGGCGGCTCCGGATGTATCGGCGGCGGCGCTCGCCGAGCATTACCGCTTCGAGCTCATCGGACGCGCTCGAATCGCCGATCGTCCGGTCATTGTGATCGATGCGGTGCCCATGGACGAGCTCAGATACGCGCAGCGCTTCTGGCTCGACTCGCACAGTGGCTTGCCGCTCAAGAGATTGACCATCGATCTCGCTGGGCGAGTGGTGGAGACCCTCCAGGTGGTGCGCCTCGAGCAGCTTGAGGCGTTCGATGGCCGACTGGCGGTGAACTCGGCGATGCCTGTCGACGGCGGTACAGGGGTGTCCTGGCTGCCCGAGGGTTTCGTCGCCCGTGGTCAAGCCGCGGTGGAGCTCGCTGGGGAACGAATGGAGTCGAGGCTTTATGGTGATGGGCTTTCGAGTCTCAGCGTCTTCGTCGGACCCTGGCTCGACGCGGCGGCGCTGCCGGCGGGCCTGCATGCGCTTGGCGCCTCCAAGGCGATGGTGCGCCATTTGGGCGTGAAAGGTAGCGGCTACCAAGTGGTGGTGGTGGGCGAGGTGCCCGATCCGGTGCTGGTGCAGGTCGCCGAAGGGGTGGCGCCTGCGGATGATGGGCACTCAACGCAGGGAGGGCGATCAAATTTTCGCCGCGAATGA
- a CDS encoding DegQ family serine endoprotease: MQVVKRRMSLMVVALASVAAMQQPAFAQDAGTSSPPAAATQQLPNFTVLVQRAAPAVVNISTTREASSPRGGMNDQQIPEIFRRFFGDQLPPGFGGPGGGATPRSELRSLGSGFIISDDGYILTNAHVVADADTIRVRLNDRRELDAELIGTDPKTDVALIKVDASDLPVLSIGNSDELQTGEWVAAIGSPFGFDHSVTAGIVSAINRTLPSDAYVPFIQTDVAINPGNSGGPLFNLQGQVVGINSQIFTRSGGFMGLSFAIPINVAMDIADQLRQDGRVHRGWLGVVIQPVSRDLADSFGLGEPRGALISQLASGGPAAQGGLRPGDIVLSVDGREVESSEALPREIGRATPGSEVTLGILRDGSERSLKVTVGDWPDSEQTAQSDSSSAQQSGIGIAVSPLNPEQLEEAGVEHGVLVQQVVPDGAAAQAGIQPGDVIIDIDRQAIDSVDKLREVIADLPRDRAVAVRIARGDAQLFTALRMGSGE; encoded by the coding sequence ATGCAGGTCGTGAAGCGACGGATGTCCCTGATGGTGGTGGCGCTTGCCTCCGTAGCCGCCATGCAGCAACCAGCGTTCGCCCAGGATGCCGGGACCTCTTCCCCGCCCGCGGCGGCGACTCAGCAGCTGCCCAACTTCACCGTTTTGGTCCAGCGGGCCGCGCCCGCGGTGGTCAACATCTCGACCACTCGGGAGGCTTCTTCACCCCGGGGCGGCATGAATGACCAGCAGATTCCCGAGATATTCCGGCGCTTCTTCGGCGATCAGCTGCCGCCGGGGTTCGGTGGACCCGGTGGCGGCGCGACCCCGCGAAGCGAGCTGCGTTCGCTGGGCTCGGGCTTCATCATCAGCGACGATGGCTACATCCTCACCAATGCGCACGTCGTCGCGGACGCCGATACCATCAGGGTCAGGCTCAACGATCGTCGCGAGCTGGACGCAGAGCTGATCGGTACCGATCCCAAGACGGACGTCGCGCTGATCAAGGTCGATGCCAGCGATCTGCCGGTGCTGTCGATCGGCAACTCCGACGAACTCCAGACCGGTGAGTGGGTGGCGGCGATCGGATCGCCGTTCGGCTTCGATCACTCGGTCACCGCCGGTATCGTCAGCGCGATCAACCGCACCTTGCCCTCCGACGCCTATGTTCCCTTCATCCAGACCGATGTCGCGATCAATCCGGGTAACTCCGGCGGGCCGCTGTTCAACCTGCAGGGGCAGGTGGTCGGGATCAATTCCCAGATATTCACCCGCAGTGGTGGATTCATGGGGCTATCGTTTGCGATCCCGATCAACGTAGCGATGGACATCGCCGACCAGCTCAGGCAGGACGGTCGTGTCCATCGTGGATGGCTGGGCGTGGTGATCCAGCCGGTGTCGCGTGATCTCGCCGACTCCTTCGGGCTCGGTGAGCCACGCGGGGCGCTGATCTCCCAGCTCGCCAGCGGCGGCCCCGCGGCCCAGGGCGGGCTGCGTCCCGGCGATATCGTACTGAGCGTCGACGGACGCGAGGTGGAGAGCTCCGAAGCGTTACCGCGCGAGATCGGTCGCGCCACGCCAGGCAGTGAGGTGACGCTCGGCATTCTCCGCGATGGCTCTGAGCGCAGCTTGAAGGTGACGGTGGGCGACTGGCCGGATAGCGAGCAGACGGCGCAGAGCGATTCAAGCAGTGCTCAACAGAGCGGCATCGGCATCGCGGTATCGCCGCTGAACCCTGAGCAGCTCGAAGAGGCGGGGGTGGAGCACGGCGTACTGGTCCAGCAGGTCGTGCCCGACGGCGCCGCCGCCCAGGCTGGGATTCAACCCGGTGACGTAATCATCGACATCGATCGCCAAGCGATCGACTCCGTCGACAAGCTGCGCGAGGTCATCGCTGATCTGCCGCGCGACCGCGCCGTAGCGGTGCGTATCGCCCGCGGCGATGCCCAGCTGTTTACCGCGTTGCGCATGGGCAGTGGAGAGTAA